One Nitrospirota bacterium genomic window carries:
- a CDS encoding type II toxin-antitoxin system mRNA interferase toxin, RelE/StbE family has translation MRELIWGKTFIKALKRHLKRNPDSIKDIERVLDLLINDPFKPNLSTHKLKGKLTGSWACCVGYDLRIIFDFVESNKNEKDILLIEIGSHEEVY, from the coding sequence ATGAGAGAGCTTATTTGGGGTAAAACATTTATAAAGGCCCTGAAACGTCACCTCAAGAGAAATCCTGATTCAATCAAAGATATTGAAAGAGTTTTAGACTTACTTATAAATGACCCATTCAAACCAAACTTGTCAACTCATAAACTCAAAGGGAAGTTAACAGGTTCATGGGCATGTTGTGTGGGTTACGACCTACGTATAATATTTGATTTTGTGGAGAGTAATAAGAACGAAAAAGATATCTTGCTAATAGAAATAGGATCTCACGAGGAAGTCTATTAA
- a CDS encoding type II toxin-antitoxin system HicA family toxin — protein MKFSELVRLLEADGFRIVKEKGSIRYYSKSSWPKLLRIDYHGSKEVPKGTCNAILKSAGLKTGGIS, from the coding sequence ATGAAGTTTAGCGAATTAGTAAGATTACTTGAGGCCGATGGATTTAGGATTGTAAAAGAAAAAGGTTCTATAAGGTATTATAGTAAATCAAGTTGGCCTAAATTGCTTAGAATAGACTATCATGGTTCAAAAGAAGTCCCTAAAGGGACGTGCAATGCTATATTAAAATCAGCAGGTTTAAAGACCGGAGGGATATCATGA
- a CDS encoding type II toxin-antitoxin system HicB family antitoxin, with product MIELEYSLIIEATKEPDYFGFYSHELEGFTGIGHSVEDCLYKAKYAMKEHIDLLRETGLPIPPKNLNPKIIIQNELAQDYPVMSVV from the coding sequence ATGATAGAATTAGAGTATTCCTTAATAATTGAGGCAACAAAAGAGCCGGACTATTTTGGATTTTACTCCCATGAGTTAGAAGGATTTACAGGGATTGGGCATTCAGTTGAAGATTGTTTGTATAAAGCAAAATATGCAATGAAAGAACATATTGATTTGCTGCGAGAAACTGGCTTACCAATACCACCCAAAAACCTAAATCCGAAAATTATTATCCAGAATGAGCTGGCACAAGATTACCCGGTAATGTCTGTTGTTTAA